One genomic region from Anguilla rostrata isolate EN2019 chromosome 2, ASM1855537v3, whole genome shotgun sequence encodes:
- the dand5 gene encoding DAN domain family member 5, protein MILLVSYVFLAASCAVLHGFPHFGFKRPQDGARDFESSGNGAEEPVQGRVKVVQISPNFLRQSALFRRGAAIQNSPSRRGPLPVFLSHGRPGPALSVKETRPSAPFQLLGANMKRRQGQEMWQKAMNKNTQDKEVLALPINPKDSSKQSCAAVPFAQRVSAAGCETVTVQNKLCFGQCSSLYVPPGGESVGSTTGGGISSPCSRCAPSKVRSIVVSLRCRGKAEAREMRVMVVEECKCETGREEENVERTRPQLKR, encoded by the exons ATGATTTTATTAGTCAGCTACGTGTTTCTGGCGGCGTCTTGTGCTGTGCTTCACGGTTTCCCTCACTTCGGATTTAAACGTCCCCAAGACGGAGCAAGAGATTTCGAATCGTCAGGCAACGGAGCAGAGGAACCTGTTCAGGGAAGAGTGAAAGTAGTCCAAATTAGCCCTAATTTCCTTCGTCAGTCAGCCTTGTTTAGAAGGGGTGCCGCTATCCAGAACAGCCCGAGCCGAAGAGGGCCTTTGCCTGTTTTCTTGTCGCACGGGCGACCGGGCCCTGCGCTGTCTGTCAAGGAAACGCGACCTTCTGCACCGTTCCAGCTCCTTGGTGCGAATATGAAGCGAAGACAAGGGCAGGAGATGTGGCAGAAGGCGATGAACAAAAACACTCAAGACAAGGAGGTGTTGGCACTGCCCATTAACCCAAAGGACAGCTCCAAGCAGAGCTGTGCCGCAGTGCCTTTCGCGCAG CGAGTGTCAGCAGCGGGCTGTGAGACGGTGACGGTGCAGAATAAACTGTGCTTTGGTCAGTGCAGCTCATTGTACGTGCCACCTGGCGGGGAGTCTGTTGGATCAACAACGGGTGGTGGAATCAGCTCCCCCTGCTCCCGCTGCGCTCCCTCAAAGGTCAGGTCCATAGTGGTGTCCTTGCGCTGCCGGGGGAAGGCCGAAGCGCGGGAGATGCGCgtgatggtggtggaggagtGCAAGTGCGAGACAGGCCGCGAGGAGGAGAACGTTGAGAGGACAAGGCCTCAGCTGAAACGTTGA